From the genome of Solanum stenotomum isolate F172 chromosome 5, ASM1918654v1, whole genome shotgun sequence:
TTTTGGAAGAAATTAAGGATAAAAACTATTATGCTATCGTTTATGTCAAAATGGAATCTTATCTGATGAATTTGACTCAAGTGAACGTCATATTATAATTACGTGTTTAACTAGATAACTTGAGTTCGTTAAAGTCTACTACTAACAAATTgagaaattaacaaaatatcgatatcaaaattaaattgattgaCGTATATATTGATTCTTTTAAAGGGTGAAAGAAGTTGTAAGGGAGAACAATTAATGGATAATTTTTGAGAGGAttgctcaatttttattttattacattaGAGTCGTTAACTTTTTATTCTGTTTTGTAACAGAAAAATTATGTAACTCTGCACAAGTATCACATAAAgtcaataatttatttgttgtaatAAAAAATCGCTAAACTTTGTTTAAGTATCAGGAAATTactaaaacaatttattttttggtaaccAAGACAATCATTCAACTTTGCCTAcatatcatataaaaaatttcttttgattcatCCTAATTAATGACTTTTTTTCTAGGATTGAGGAAACAATGTAGTATAGAAACTTCGTGATACTTAGGCAAAAGGTAAACAAAAAATGAACCAACTCCAATCCAATAATTATCAAACAGATGATCATAAAATGAACAATTAATaccataatattttattaattagatgAACCATATATCTATTGAAGGGATGAATACAAGATTTCACAAAACAAAGTGAATTTGacaaaagatttgaaaacaCATAGGAATATGACAGCACATATTGTATTATTACATCACATAGGGACATAGGGTATTTACTGTGTTATGTTATACCAATTGGCATATATACACAGTAACATATAAAAAGTAATTTAGTTATCTTGATAATTGAATCATTTCTCGTTTTGTGCGTGTCAGAGTCATGCTAAAGGACATTTATCTTGGCGATTTTAGTGATTCAACTTGAGATTTTCCTCTAGGTCCGTTGGTTCTAATGAAAGCTCGATACTCGTTGAACGTCGTCGGTAAATATAACGCCGGCTGATCCTCCGTCACAAGTTCATCTGCAGGTTTAATTAGGATGTCACCTCCTGGATTGTAGAAAAATGCTAAAGAGACACGTTCTTTCCCTGAATTAACGATCACACGATGCTCTATGCTCTTGTATATTGCATTGCTTAGTACCTAATACATGCAatcattacaaaaaaaattacactatcaATACATAAGTTAAAATTGTTATTATTGATGAGATCACTAGATGTTATGAATACAGACCTGAATTTGATCTCCAATATTGACGATGAAGGCATTAGGAACCGGCTTAACCGTTATCCAGTCATCACCACGACGGACTTGGAGGCCGGGGACGTCGGTATCGGGGAGGAGAAGGGTCATGCCACCAGGATCAGAGTGGGAAGAGAGTCCAAGTGTTAGGTCAGGCTGGGGACATTTAGGGTAAAAATTAACCCTTAAACATGCACCTCTTTCATTGTCTCCACCAAATTTTGTGTGTAGATAATTTTCATTTAATCCAAGGTTAATCGACaagatatttgttatttttcgaCATAATTTCACTGCTTCTTGTCCATATTCAGCAATTATTTTCCTAAGAGGTCAcaaaccacaaaaagaaaaaaaaaaaaaaaaagtcagtTAGATGAACAAAATGTACGATATTAAATTATTCTCACATTTGACATGTTTTTAAGAAGGATcgtacttttttaaaaagatactATTAATAAGACAGCAACTTGCATTTACCAACTAGCCAAGGTGGCCAGGACCACGGTCCCAAACATAAATTGGACCAGACTCATCAGTATTACGtgatttgattatgtaaatatattttttcacatGGCTAGTGCATCCACATTAAGGACTGTTTGGGGTGAAGCtatcaaaatcaacttatttcgTGAAGTACcccttttttcaatttatataatatcattttcttgttaatcAGCTTAAAAAGAAATGTCATACTTGTgtatttagtaataatttatatatcaaaGTTTAAAAAATCTCTAAATATTTGTGACCTCTTAAAAAGGATCTTTTGTTCATTTTGCAAAGGGATAGCTAGATATTTTGTAGTAGTAAAAAAAGACATTGTTGACACTTGAAATATCATTCTTCGTGAGAAAATTTGTTTTGATTCTCACATGTGTTTTTATGCTTATGTGAGGGGCTGATTTTGATGGACATGTGTAAAAAGTTTTAAGTCTTTGAGtttatttgaattgttttattttaagtatttttaagttaaaatagttttaaaatatttttagagtgtttaagtaaattaaaataaatatttatgagCATTTAATTTTAagctaaaatgataaaaagaaatacggtaaaaaatcataaactaaAATTTCGAACTTATGAAAGGCAATCAAAACAACTCTTAGTAGTCCAACAATTTCTCTAAAGTTTATACTATTATTGTTTCAATAAAAAAGGACAATGGATTTTGAGcggaaaataaaatttatggatCGTGAAAAAATTTAGAGCGAAAAGCTAATCTAATTAAAGGACTTTCTATACCATAAATTTTGATTgtacaattttcttttcattcacAATCTAATTTCAAAATACTTCAtcttattcaatttatttattatattttaacttgATATGAGTTTAAAAGAAGTAAATATATCTTTCTGTAGACAAATGGAGGAAGATAAAAATGTCCAATTATTAAGAGTCTCACACAAATATTATAGTTAATGTGAGATTCATAGtaaaattctcattttttttaacttgatTCATAGtaaaattctcatttttttttaacttgatCCAGTATCATGTCCTGTGGTGCATGCCAAATCTTTGAAAAAGTAATCCAATCTCAGTTTTGTcgtatttcattttcttaagattaaatttaaaattgaattgaataaataaatattttaaaattaactccATCCGTTTAAAAAGAAACATATATTTTCCCTTTTAGCTTGTTCCAAAAGAAAtgattcattttcttttatggCAATAATTTAGTTTCAGATTTTCATGtgatatgtttaaaattatgcggttaaatgatgttttgatatattgacataaacttaatttaaaattataaaattaaaaaatcttctttattttcttaaactccatacaaaataaaattaaatcattctttttaaaatgaagaattataatatataatttaaaactaaaatatttgcCAAGAGAGAATAGAAAAAGGAAATGATTAACACACCGACGCAACATGTGAGAATGTGTAAAGTCGTATATGTATCTTATTTAAAGAAAGTACGTGCGCAGACGCATTTACTTCTTTATGTAAAGTCGTATATATAAGtagtttttaattaatattcattCCCTTTTACGTAATTTGTTTATCTGTTTTAACATGATACAgagtacaaaaaaaaataaaaaaaattactatatatatctcaaatagacttaaatatgttatataaaaaagttgaaattaaagaattacGATTTACCTGCATGTAATGGGAAGGGAAGGCCATTTTTTGTCATCCCTCAAAGGCTCGGGGAGATAATGAAGGAAGAAATAATCACTCCAATCCAATTTTCCACCTTTTTCCACTCCAAGTCTGCTTCCATATCCTTCATAAGTAACCGGTGAATTTGCAAACTTCTGCTTTTCCTCTGGCGGGAGATGAAAGAACTCCCGCCAAACACCACGTGCGTTAGCCATGAGTTCATGGCTAATGCCGTGGTTCACCACCTGGAAGAAACCCCATTCGCGACAAGCCTTGGAAATGAGTTCTATTGTCTCATCACGAATGGATTCATCCGATGACTTCAAGTTTTCAAGGTTAATTAACGGAATATTATCAAGTACATGTGATGATGACGACAACGTTGTTGTCTCCTTGAAACATGGACGATCCGCTGGTCGTTTCACGTACCGGTCGGGGATTTCTCGAATGCCACTTTCCGAGAGTCCTTGAACTCGGACAATTGGCTCCGGCCAGCTTTGCAAGCAATTACTCATGTTTATTTCGTTTGTTCAGTACTCCTAACTGTTATAACTAGCGCTAGATATAGTTATAGCACTTTACGAGATAGGTTGTGGTTGTGATTGTATGAGGCTTAAAAGTCTTTGGTTGTGGATGATAATAATGATGAAAAGAGTTTTCGAAGTTGACGTGACCTTGAGAACGTGATTTTCATGAATTCAAAgccatatgtatatatagagagaggaGCTAAAAAGGAGATTTTATATTATCGTGTAGACACGtagtttaatttatattttgtgaaGATGTGGAGACATATTTATATGCACAAACAAAGAGTTTAAGTAGTGCTTATGGCGCCGTGATGATCTTGATTTGTTCTATTTGTGACTCTGTCCTCACTTACTGCCTCCCCCACCCCACACCCCACAACCCCCACTTCTTTCCTACATTCAGTTTTACTTGTTCATTCACTTTACTAATTATAAAGATGTAAAATTATacatcaattaattaatatgtatattgtgataaaatatttatattaattactCTCTCCATCCCAAGTAGATTTCagatttcaagattcaaacaaatctatctttgattgtaaattttgaagattttaggCGCAAATTTCCaatcaaaaaatttgaagatttcataTGCAAATTttcgatcaaacttaaattgtttgactctcgaaaaatgaaaagtgttacataaattggaataaaaaaatattatttattaaagaatatgtaaaattcaaaataataaataaaagtgaacctATGAAATAACTCATGTGATTTGGTCAAAATTTCTATGACGTAACATTGTAATTAAGGGAACGATTAATATGATTTGGTCAGACTTCTATAACGTAATATTGTAACTTAACTTTTGCTTAGAAaacaaatgaatattttaaGCACCTGTTAAATATGATCCAAATACTCAAAGTGCTTCTAGACTCTAGTACCAAGTCATGTTGATATTTTGAAAATGCATTTTGGGGtgaaattattaatatttgtaaggaaaaaataaaaacaaaaacaataataataataatatttttaatgtacAAGTAAAACAAGTTTGCCAAGAATAGAGTTTAGAACTGacccaaaaacaaaaagagaNggaataaaaaaataatatttattaaagaatatgtaaaattcaaaataataaataaaagtgaacctATGAAATAACTCATGTGATTTGGTCAAAATTTCTATGACGTAACATTGTAATTAAGGGAACGATTAATATGATTTGGTCAGACTTCTATAACGTAATATTGTAACTTAACTTTTGCTTAGAAaacaaatgaatattttaaGCACCTGTTAAATATGATCCAAATACTGAAAGTGCTTGTAGACTCTAGTACCAAGTCATGTTGATATTTTGAAAATGCATTTTGGggtgaaataattaatatttgtaaggaaaaaataaaaacaaaaataataataatatttttaatgtacAAGTAAAACAATTTTGCAAAGAATAGAGTTTAGAACTGacccaaaaacaaaaagagaaaaaaaataaaaaaaaacagagcaaaAGGTGTATATTTTTAGCTTcgttctaatatatatatatataaatattaattggatcattattagaaaaaaaggaTCATTATTAATGCAACTATTCACCGTTCCGATCTTTATTTtacgaaaaatatttttaactttgttcaaaaatattcttcatttttcccaaattctATCTATTTGGATTAAAAATGTCCTCAAATGTTAAAATTAAGTCCAAAAATTCCCTTCTACCTAATTATTAGAAGCTGATGTGgaatatatacattttaaattaattatgtgatAATGTTTTTGTTGGTCTCACGTAATTAAACctaaatacattttaaatacTTGTTTTTAGTGTTTTCCTTGAGAAAGAGAAACTACCTTTTTAGGAGTATGGTTGTACCTAAAGACAAGAAGGCGGTAGTGTGAAAATTGCCATGTAAGTCTATTTGGTTAATCCTATGAGATGCCACTCAAAGAAGAGTCTTTTTTAGATGAAGTCTATGTAGTATTAGATATTCAACTAGTTGTTGGATCAGCTAGGTCATTGTTTAGATTCCTATGTATTTCATGTCTTGGTcatgtttttattattaaaaaattaaagattgagACAACTAGGCAGAAATTATCAAATTTCAAAGGCATGCCTTTTTCTTGTTGAGGCCTACCGTGTGTTCTGATACTATAGTTGATGTGATCTAGCTGAAATGTTTTCCTTGTTGGCTACTTTGGTTGAGATGAGCAGCAAATGACGACGCCTCTTCTAATTTTCTTGTCAGCGACAAACTTATGAACAAGCAGAAATCTATTTGACTATGTTAATGTAAtgtaaaacttaaaaataataaaaacatggTATAGTAGTTAAGAATCTAACTACCATtggtttgtttatatttttctatagCATCCATTTACTTGTTGCTGAAAGATCGGAGATTTCTTGATGCAAACATATGCttggttttatttttcttcacatACTATTATCCAATTTCTGCCAAAATAATTCTCTTCTTCTCAACTCTATTGCTAATGTATTgttttctctttcacttcttaTTCGAGTTTTAATTTCAACCAATAAACTACAATATTGTATTTCATGTCCTGCTATTGGCAAACAAATCTAACGAGTGATTATTATATCAAATCCCATTTTTTCCCTATTAGCGAGCTCTATGACCAACACAAAGACCCATTAATCTTCCAAAAAGTTGATGGGTTTTTGTGGACTATCGAAATTGATCTCTATTTACACCCTGGTATACATTTTCGTTTCTTAATTCTCTTTGTTTAATCGATTCTTGTTATTTCAATATGAAAATCTTTTAATATTGTTTGCAGGAATTCTACAATTGATTTTTCAAGGTGGGATTTTTATTCTTTGTCTTGATCTAAAGGGAATTGATcaaagtttatatatttttgaaaagaacTAGGTGGGTATAGTGaagaaaaattagatattcagaTCCCATTTCTGAGAAAGTTGCTTCATtttaggtattgggttgttaaGATTGGAATTAAAATGAGGAAAGCTGTAATCTTTCCTATTAAAGTGTGTTATAGGACAGTTTGGAATCATCCATTCCTTGTGGGTATGTTGTGTTTCTTGGCATTTCTGTACAAATCATTTCCTTTTGTGTTTTCAATCTTGGTGTCTGTTTCCCCTACTCTTGTCTTCACTACTGCACTGCTTGGAACTTTACTATGTTATGCTCAGCCTAATATACCTGAATTTGAATGGGAAGAAAACTCAACTGATCATATAGTGCCTTTGGAAACACGAGATGTTATTCCTGTTGAGAGTGATAATAGTTACTTCACCGAGAGATATACTGATCAAGAAAGGGATAAAGTAGACCAATCAACGCGTAGTGAGGTTCATAGGGGTAAAAGATTTGGTGATCATTCTGCTCTAATTGGTGGAGTTTCTGGGCAAGTGGCAAGGGAGTTTTATGAGCATAAGAATGAAGACAAATTTAGTGATGCTGAACTTATGGAGAACCAGTATTCTCCCACTTCGAAGGTTGATGATGAGAGCGTTGAGTTTGATAATGACAAATCAGTTGATTCCTTTGATTCTAGGAGGGTTAATCTTGATTCTCCTCTTGGTTCACCTTGGAAACATAGGGAGGAGGCCTTATATTCAGGGTCTGATGGAGCAGAGAGCTCCTCTCCAGATGCTTCAATAGCTGATATTATGCCAATGCTTGATGAGCTCCATCCACTTTTAGATGAAGACAATCCTCAACTTGTCGGTTTGTCACATGATGTATCTCATGCCCATTCAGAAAGTTCTACCAAGTCCTCCGAGAGTGATGATGATGTTTCTGAAGACCAGGAAGAAGTAGAAGTTgcagatgatgaagaagaagaagaaacacgAGATACGGAAGGTCTAAAGTCTGCTATTACATGGACGGAGGAGGATCAGAGAAATCTGATGGACTTGGGAACCTCCGAGCTAGAAAGGAATCAACGATTGGAGAGTCTTATTGCAAGGAGAAGATCACGAAAGAACATGAGTTTTACAGATGAAAAGAGTTTAATAGACTTGGTAACTACTGATTTCATGCCTCCCATTTCAACAGCAAGACAGAACCCTTTTGATCTTCCTAATGATAACTATAGCCCTGGACTCCCTCCTATCCCTGGATCTGCTCCATCTATTTTGTTACCAAGGTGTAGGCGGAACCCATTTGATCTTCCTTATGACCCAAGTGAAGAAAAATCCAATCTTACAGGAGACACTTTCGAACAAGAGATTATCACATCTCAatcaaaagagacattttttaGGAGGCATGAAAGTTTTAATGTTGGGCCCTCAATCTTTGGGTTGAACAAGAAGGATACACGTTTTAGACCTTATTTTGTTCCTGATGTGATGGCTGCTGAAGGAACAAGTTATTCACCATTTCAAAGGCACCCCAACGATCTCAGTGATTCCAAAGTAAGTTCTGTTCTTGAAACAGAGTCACAGGGCTCAATTGAAGATCTTGAATACAAGAACCTCACTGAAGAAGATGTAGAAGACAAGAACCTAAATGAAGAACTGGAAGACAAAAACCTCACAGATGAACATATCTTCAAGGAGCCAGAGCTGATATCCAAGATAGAGCATGCTACCGAGGATATTGGGCATGGAAGCCAATCCTCCGAAGAAGTAGAATGTTTGGTCTTAGGTGCATCTGATAAAAGAGATATTGAACTCGATGACACTGATGTTAAACTAGTAAATATGGAAAATCATCATGAAGTGGTGGTACCAATTGTGTTCCATGAAGAAAAAACAGTCATTTCCATGAAACTTAATCCATCTAAAATTTGTTCAAAGTCAGCAACTTCTGAACAAAAATGTAGTAGTCAATCAAGTTCTTCGTCATCATCAGAAGTAGGTGAAAGGATCTTTCCTGACAAAGTAGTAGTGAGATTAAGTTCAGAGGAAGCGATGTGTCATGTTGAAACCATCTCTGAGAATCCTTCACCGAATGTGACAGATTTGAACATCACAAGGAGTTCAGTGGAGGAGACTTCACATTTGGAACCTATTTATGATGCCAGTCCTCCTTCCATTAAGAAAAATACTTCTTCCTCCTCAATTGCTTCAGATCTGCTTCTAGAATCTGAAACGGAGATGGAACCTGTGGAAAATAATCAAGACACTGAGAAGTCCATTTCACAAATATTTTCATCAGCAGATTCCCAAGAATTGAGGCTGAGGGAGGCTATAACTGACAAAAATGAGCTTCATGTCGCAAAGTTGGAGATATCAAAACATGATGAAGTCTTTGGCAGTGCAAGTGCTCCTCCAGTTCTTGTAGCAGATAGTCAGGTATCTAGTGATTCAAAATCGCCCACAAAAGTAAGTAATTAGTATTATTCCCTATTcaatactataaattgcaaaAGCTTTTATCATGCATATTATTTAATCCTTTTATAGATGAAGAGAGTTATCATGCATATCCTTTTACAGATGAACAAAGTTATCATGCATATTCTTTAATCTATCTGGACTAAATTATACAAAGATCTTAGCTTTTATCAAGTTTTAATAAACCTGCTTATTTAGCttttctctttaaaattgtttctttatttgagata
Proteins encoded in this window:
- the LOC125866158 gene encoding uncharacterized protein LOC125866158 yields the protein MRKAVIFPIKVCYRTVWNHPFLVGMLCFLAFLYKSFPFVFSILVSVSPTLVFTTALLGTLLCYAQPNIPEFEWEENSTDHIVPLETRDVIPVESDNSYFTERYTDQERDKVDQSTRSEVHRGKRFGDHSALIGGVSGQVAREFYEHKNEDKFSDAELMENQYSPTSKVDDESVEFDNDKSVDSFDSRRVNLDSPLGSPWKHREEALYSGSDGAESSSPDASIADIMPMLDELHPLLDEDNPQLVGLSHDVSHAHSESSTKSSESDDDVSEDQEEVEVADDEEEEETRDTEGLKSAITWTEEDQRNLMDLGTSELERNQRLESLIARRRSRKNMSFTDEKSLIDLVTTDFMPPISTARQNPFDLPNDNYSPGLPPIPGSAPSILLPRCRRNPFDLPYDPSEEKSNLTGDTFEQEIITSQSKETFFRRHESFNVGPSIFGLNKKDTRFRPYFVPDVMAAEGTSYSPFQRHPNDLSDSKVSSVLETESQGSIEDLEYKNLTEEDVEDKNLNEELEDKNLTDEHIFKEPELISKIEHATEDIGHGSQSSEEVECLVLGASDKRDIELDDTDVKLVNMENHHEVVVPIVFHEEKTVISMKLNPSKICSKSATSEQKCSSQSSSSSSSEVGERIFPDKVVVRLSSEEAMCHVETISENPSPNVTDLNITRSSVEETSHLEPIYDASPPSIKKNTSSSSIASDLLLESETEMEPVENNQDTEKSISQIFSSADSQELRLREAITDKNELHVAKLEISKHDEVFGSASAPPVLVADSQVSSDSKSPTKEAPVSMEKERTTESLNMSKDQEVPPESVLKPSNAKMATEESESLKNIPIHKVSSLKDHEMGLPTLEPRPTRDIDLINKKTPKENDDRHILHDSIDGDVHVRESKGNEAYLHSQNMGTDSAMKQVMKNDIDKPNTSLQQELKTESSLQKIVVSERNEADAGKIDQKVVKQEDKVTTT
- the LOC125866160 gene encoding jasmonate-induced oxygenase 4-like, whose product is MSNCLQSWPEPIVRVQGLSESGIREIPDRYVKRPADRPCFKETTTLSSSSHVLDNIPLINLENLKSSDESIRDETIELISKACREWGFFQVVNHGISHELMANARGVWREFFHLPPEEKQKFANSPVTYEGYGSRLGVEKGGKLDWSDYFFLHYLPEPLRDDKKWPSLPITCRKIIAEYGQEAVKLCRKITNILSINLGLNENYLHTKFGGDNERGACLRVNFYPKCPQPDLTLGLSSHSDPGGMTLLLPDTDVPGLQVRRGDDWITVKPVPNAFIVNIGDQIQVLSNAIYKSIEHRVIVNSGKERVSLAFFYNPGGDILIKPADELVTEDQPALYLPTTFNEYRAFIRTNGPRGKSQVESLKSPR